The nucleotide window ATAAAACAGCAACAGCTATTAATCCAATTATTGAAAAGTATTTCATTTAAGCCTCCTTTAACCAGCTAATAAGTTGGTCGTCTTTAGGTATTATTCCAAAACTTTTAACTTTTTCATTTATAATTAGTCCGGGTGTCATCATTATACCGTAGTTCACCATTTCCTGAATGTCTGTTACTTTTTCTACCGTTGCATCAATCTGATTAGCTGCAACTAAATCCCTGACTTTTGCTTCAAGAGTTTGGCACTTCTTGCAACCTGTACCAAGAACTTTTACCGAAATCATTTTATTCTCCGTCTAAAATTTTTAATGAATTTGCAATTGTATCATTTACAGTTGCCTGCTTCATATAACGTGCGACCTGCATTGCTTCAACAATTTCTTCGTTTGATATTCCATTTTGCTTTGCCATTTTAGACCACATTTGGGTGCAAGTATCACTGCCCAAAGCACTTGCAACTCCAATACCAACAAGCATTTTATACTTATTGGGTACTTTCTGATATTTTTCATTCTCAAAGATGAGAGCTTTTTCTTGCATCTGATTCTCAGCAAACTCAGGTGCAAAATGTTTTAGTAATTCCATAGGTGTTTTGTTGTTCATAATATGTCTTTTATTATTGGTTATTATTTTAAATGCTTCGTCAATTAGCGAAATAATTATAGACTATTTCTTACACTTTATTAAATGTCTATTAACAGATTTTAGATTAATTCTATCCTCATCAATTTTGTCTAAATCCCCTATCCAAAAATCAAGTGAAGTTAAAATGGCAATAACCCGTGCATCATTTGCACTGCGATTTATATAATAATTAGTCCATCTTCCTTCCTTTTTCTCAACAATAAAGCCAGCTTTTTTCAATAGATTTAAGTGTTGCGAAACTGTTGATGCCGCTAAATTGAGAATACTCATAATTTCACAACCACAGAGCGGTCGAGATTGAAGCATTTTAATAATTCTAAGCCGGTTTTTGTCGGATAGTACTTTGAAGATATTTGATGATTCTTCCATTTATTCTATTTCGTTATATACCGAAATATATGGAAGGAAGAATTGTACTCAAAATAATTTTTAAACTATATTTTTTACTTCACACTTATCACATTCAAATTGCAGTGTTGTATGATTGATTTCATATTTATCGTGCAGATTTTTTTCAATCTGTTTTTGAATTTCTGTTGTTCTACTAACAATCATATCTTCAACTTCAATGTGTGCCTCAAAATGCGTGTCGTTATCGTTTAGCTTCCACAGATGAATATGGTGAATATTTTTTACGCCCTTTATCGATTCAACTAAAAGCTTCAATTCATTTAACTCAATACCTTCTGGCGCAGACATCATAACAATTTCAAGAGATTCCTTAACTATCTCATAAGTTTCTTTTAAGATGTAAAGAGAAATAAGAATTGTTAACAGCGGATCAATCCAGTAAATTTTGTAAAAGATTATAAATACAGCTCCGATAATTACGGCGAGTGAAGAGACTGCATCACTGAGAAGATGAAAATAGGCTGCGCGAATATTGAGATTACCTTCAGAACCTTTTTTCAAAAGCAGTGTTCCTGCCACATTTGCAATCAAACCTAAAGCCGCAACAATCAACATTAAGCTTCCGGTAATTGGTGAAGGATTATAAAACCGTTCAATCGCTTCTTTAATTAAAAAGAAACTAATAATGATGAGCGTGCTTGCATTTATAATTGCCGCAATAATTTCAGCACGTTTTAAACCAAAAGTATATTTGAATGTTTTTGGTTTTTTGCTCAACCTCATTGCAATGTAAGTAATGATAATTGCAATGCCATCACTAAAGTTGTGTAATGCATCTGATATCAATGACAAACTTCCCGAAATAAAACCGCCGATGACTTCTGCTATTGTTATGAAAAAATTCAGAGCCATAGTTATGAACAGATTTTTCTCTGAAGTTTCATGACCGCTATTATGTGAGTGATTGTGTGACATAATTTATCCTTTATTTATTTAGTCATTGCGAATGTAGCGCAGTGAAGTAAAACAATCTTAACATAATTTGCAATAGATTGCTTCGTCCCGACTAAGTTCGTCGGGACGCGCAATGCCTTACACAAATTTATTTAGCAGCACAATCAATACAAACGTGCTTGCCATCTTTAATTCTTCCATATCCTTCGACTGTCATTTCGCCGCACTCTTCGCAAACGAATCCGTTAAAGCTGTCTTTGTGTGGTTCAAGTTTGTAATCAAACACATCAGAAATTTTTACTAACATTTCTGCTGGTGCATTCATCACTTTATTAATTAATGGATCGACAACTTCTGCCGGAACTTTGCTTGCCGGAATTCCTTTTTCTCTGTACTCTTTGAAAAAGTCGGTTTGTTTATTTGCAAGCATTGCTTCCGCAGTTGGAGTAACACGAACTGCTTTTCCTGTTGCTTTGTTAACAACTGTTACAGCCCATTTACCTTTGTGTGTTTTTTTGATGTTGCCTTTTCCGAAAGTTGTACCCATTATTACTTGCAGTCCGTCTGCATAGCAAGTAGCACAATGATCTTCACCAAGATCAACGAACGCAATAATTTGTCCGTCTTGTGCTCTATCAACACCAAGTTTATTCATTGCTGCTGCGCCTACTCTTAAGCCCATTGGCATAGCGGGGCATTTGTGTCCGTGAAATTTTTGTCCGAACTCTAACCATTCTTGTGGATTTGTCATTTTAGTAACTCCTTATTTTGTTATGACTTTATGTTAATTATGTTTCTTCTTTTAGTCTTGTCATACTCGCGAAAGCGGGTATCCACTGTTTTATAGATTCCTGCTTCCGCAGGAATGACAAACTCAATTAGTTAAAAAATATTTGAAATTGTAATTCACCTAAATATTTATTTTCAGCAGTCGAAAACTGCGTTTTAAAATCAGTCATCAGCTTTGTTTTATCCGTAAAGTAATAATTCATACCTGCGCCGTACCATTCATTACCTGTCGTTTCTGAATTTAGGTCAGAATATTTTTCTATAAATCCAGTTAATTGTAGATCAGAAATAAGATACAACGTTGCTAAACCATAATACCCCCAGGCTCTATCTTTGTTGATATTTGCTTGAATATATTCTGATTGAAAACCAAAAGATTTGTAAATCATTTGATATTCAAATCCAAAACGAAAATCTTTTCCGGTAATTTGGTCATTCGCATCGTAAATAGTATTCATCGTTATTGAATTTGCATAACGATAAGCTCCGGAGACTCCGACTTCAATCAACGTATTATCATTTTTAATCAGATTTAATTGAGCGCGGGAAGTATAAAGTAAATCCAAGTCTTTATTCTTTCCCGGCGATTCAAGATTTGCGTTGAAAATACCCAAGCTTAAGTTTAACGGGATGTGGTTAGGTTGAAAAGTAAACTGAACACCAATTTGCCTTGCCATAGATGTTGTACCATGTACCAAAGCGTTTACTACTAATGCTCGTTCCAAAACCGGAATCATATAATCTGGCTGCATTCTTTGTAAAATAAAATCCGGCACAAATCTTCCGGCGCGAAGTGAACCAAAGTTATTAAACTTCACATCTGCAAAAGCATCCTGCAGCATTACCGATTCATCTTTGAACGAACGATATACCATTTGAATTTTGTACGATACATTTTCTAATGAAGGCACGTTTCCATCAACCCAAAGTTTTGCTCTGCGAATCATAAAATCATTTGTATTTTCAAAATCAGTTGTAACTTTTGTTTGGATGTAGCCGTGTAATTTTGGTTCAGCATTTTGTGCAAAGGTTGAACTGAATGAAAAAATAATTATTACATAGAGTATCAAAAATAATCTTCTGTTTGTCATACTCGCGAAAGCGAGTATCCATTTCCTTGCAGCCCAATTTGCAAATAACCAAGACATAGATTCCCGTTTTCGCGGGAATGACATTGCAGAAATTCTTCTCACAACACACCCCAAATCATTTTAACTGCAATTCCTAAAAGCACTACAGCATAAACTTGTTTTACCATTTTAGGTTTTGCTTTGCCGGACATAAACATTGCTCCAAGCTGCGATGCGATGATGACTGCAACTACGACTAAAATTGTTAGCGTCCAGTTCATTTCACCTTCAGCAGCGTGTCCTAAGTATCCGCTGAAAGAAGAGAACGTAACAACAAAAGCGGTTGTAGCTGCTGCTGCTTTTGTCTTGTAGCCCATCCACATTAAAATTGGAGCGATAATAAATCCGCCGCCGATTCCGAGCAATCCACCTGCAAAACCCGCAAAAGCTCCAACTCCACTTCCAATCAATGAACGCTTCTTCAATGGCATTACTTCTTCTGGTTCTTTTTGATTTGAAGCCCAAAGAGTTCTAACAGCGGCAACTACAACTGCAATTGCAAACAAAATCATCAATGGTTTTTCCGGAACGAACTTAGAAGTGTATGCACCGATAGGGGAAAAGATTAATGCAGCGATAGCCATAGCTGCGCCTCCTTTCCAATCCACTAATTTTTTTCTGGAGAAAGGAATTAGTGCAAGAAGTGTGTTTAAACCATTTAATAAAAGTCCAAGCGGAATTGCAACTTCTTTCATAGGAAACCCAGCCCACTTTAGAACCGGCACGTAAACCATTCCTCCGCCAAGACCAAGCATCGCAAAAACGAACGACACTATAAAAATTATTATTGATACAATTAGATATAACATATTATTTCTCTTTTAATTTTCTCTTGTCATTGCGAATCCCACCCTGCCACCGCAGGCAGGTTTAGTGGGTGAAGCAATCTATTTTATCTTTGGAGATTGCTTCGTTCCTCGCGATGACTATCTTGATTTATCCAATATTTGGTAAATGAATTATAACTTCTTCCTTTGTTCTTTCTGAACAAGAAATACAAACTTTCTTTCCGTCCTTTACACGTAAGTATCTTTCAAAAACATACTCGCCGCAGACTTCGCATTTTGCTTTATTGAAAGAACCTTTGACGGGTGTGTATTTGAAATCTTCTAAGATAGTTACATTAAATAATTCTTCGTTAGAAGCATTAAGAACAATATCAATAATATCTTTTCTTACTTCTTCGGGAATTTCCGAAGGTTCAATCCCCTGCTTGCGGTATTTGAAAAATTCGTGCGGAGCAAGTTTATCTTGAAATTCATTTTTCAGAAATATTCTTACCGCATCTTTTTTACCCGGATACCAAAAGATTGCAGCTACTTTTCCATAGTTCAATCTTTCAATCATTCCTTTACCGAATGTTGCGCCGGTTGAGGACATAATTCCGTCCTGCATACAACCTTGTGGATGACCAACTCCCATCTCAGAAAACACGTGCATCTGATGATCCAAACTTTTTTTGACACCTAATTTTTCCATTGCCAAGGTTCCCATTCTATAACCGATTGGCATAAACGGGCAGCGATGTCCGTGAAATTCAAAAGTCCAATCTGGTAATTGAAACATAATAATCTCCTAATGTAATTTTTCTGTGTGATCTATTATTGAATTATTTATGACAGCTTGAACAGCTTCATCAATATTTTTTATATCCGTTACAACCGGTTTAATTTTAAGTTGAAGCATACTTTGATAAGCACCATTTCCCATTCCACGTGCGAGTAAAATCTGGCAGTCTTTAATTGCTTCTGCCATACTGATATGTTTGGAATGTGAATGTTCATCAAATCCGTGCTGTCCATCTGAATGATGATGTTCTTCCTGCACAAAATTATTATGACCAAGCTTTTCACGCCGTTCTCTTTTTACAACGTTACCGTTTTCAACAAACAGCACTTCATAATATTTTGCTCTACCGAAATGCTGACTGATTGTTACTCCGTCATCTGTTACTAATGCAATGTTGATGTTTTTGTTTTCCATTTAGATTTCCTTTTATTAAGTAAACGATTACTCACTTATATTGATTAAAAATTTTTATTTCTTTTCTAATGCTCTTTTTATTAAACCAATCATACGTTCACAGAATTTTTCTTGCTTTGTAACTCCGGGTTCCAGTATCATTTCAATGTTTAGAGAAATTGGAATTCCCATATAAAGAGTGGCGACATTTTCAACATTAAGCGATTTATCCCAAACCCCTTCATTCATTCCTTGCTTTATAATTCTGCTTATATATTCTTTTTGAGTAAGAAGGATTTCCCGCAAACCTTTCTTTAGTTGTGAATCATTCATATGAGCTGCTTCAGAGAAAAGAAGTATTGTTACACCCTTGTTTTCAATAAGATATTTTATGTGTGTGCAAAGGAACTTAAATAATTTCTGTTCTGCACTAAGAGTAGATGAGTAAGTGATCTCCTCCTGATCTTTTATAAGTTCATTTTTGACATCAGCAAGAATAGAAAGCATTATTTCTTTCTTAGATGAAAAATGACGAAAAAGCGCACCTTCTGTAACTCCAATCTTTGAAGCAAGATTTCGGGTAGAAAGCTTACCAATTCCTTCGGAGGAAATAATTCCCAAAACAGCTTTCTTAATCTGTCCTTGTCTTGTTTCTGTATCTAATCTTTCTGCTGCCATTTTAATCCCTTTAAATAAATAAGTAAACACTCACTTACTAAAATACATCTTTTAATTTAATTGTCAAGTCTTTTTTAAAATAATTTTGTGAATAATTAAAGCGATATATAGTATTTGCTTCTTTCGATAGACATTCGAATGGCAAGTATTTGAAATTTCAGCTTACCAAAAGATTTTTACTCATCCCAGAAATACATTTTAGCTTCTGTTGATTGAGAATGAGTACTTTGGATTTCTCTCAATGTTTTTCTTAACTGTGAATTATCTTTTATCTTAATATATCTGGCTGTTTCCCTTGCAACTAAAAGTTTTGGATAGAAAGATGTTTTATTCAACTCATGGATATCTTTGGCAACGATGTTAATAATATCATCATATTTACCGCGAGGCATTATTGTTTCCGCAATTCCTAATCTTAACATTGCTCTGAATTCATCTGTCGGCAAGTAACCATTAAAATGGTAGTATGAATTTCCGTTTTGATCTAAGAAGTAAAAAGATGGCGTCCAGTAAGCACCAAGTGTTTTTCTTGCTTCCCTCTCTTTTATCAGATCAAGTTTAAGAAGAACAAACCACTCATTCATTTCATCAATAACATTTTGATCTTTATATGTGGTGGCATTCATTTTTTTACAACCACCACAATTATCCATTTCACATTGAAGAAGAATTGGCTTGTGTGATTTTAATGATTCTTCTTTTGCTTGTTCAAGATTATTTAACCAATTCATTTTATACCTTTTTAATAAATTAATGATATTCAGTCAATGCGAACGAAGTGAAGCATTCTATCAGACTACTTCTATTCACTTACGACAGTAATTGCTGTATCAGCTTTTATGTTATCAGTAACCGGGCAGCGGCTTTCAGTCTCTTTTAACCAAGATTCTTTTTCTTCTTCGGTTGCGCCGGGCATATCAGCATTTACTGTTACAACTATGTTTTGAAATCCCGCACGCTCTTCAAATGAACAGCCGAGAAAAGTACAAGGATTTATCACTCCTTCAATCTTTACTTTTATACTATTCAGTTTCAATCCTTTTTGCCGTGCAATTTCGTGTCCGGTAACATTTAAGCAACCGGCAAGGGACATTAACAAAACTTGAATCGGAGATGGACCTTCATCAGTTCCGCCCATTCCTTTTGGCTCATCGATAATCAATTTGAATTTACCGGCTTGAATATTCATCTTTGTCGGATTTTCACTTTCACCGGTTATTAGAACTTTCATTTCTCTTTTTTGTGTGCTCAATTTTTATCCTTTTGTTATATAATCTAAAATATAGTTAACTATTTCGTTTACTTTCTCTTCCGTAACCGGAGTTTTGCCCTTCACAATTTCAAAATCTGTTGTGTTTATATGTTTGTAATTTGTACTGCCTCTTAGTTTCAAAGTTTCTTCAGCGCAGTTTATCGGGCAGCCATCAAGCACTACTATGTTTGAATATTCCCCTTTGGATTTTTCAGCGAACTTTTCATCAACTGAAAACCTTGCAAGACATAACATTTTTGCCTTACCACTCTGCATCAATTTACGCGCAACTAAATCTGAATATGAACCCGTATTTGATGCACCAGAACAAGCTACAATACCTATTTGTCCTTCTGTTATTTTTTATCCTCATTATATTCACTTCTTTATAATTACAAAGTATAAACGTAAGGTTTACCAAACTCATTCATAAATTTGTTGAAGTTAGTTTTAACTTGCTCAACATTATCATTTTTAATTCCTTCTTTCCAAGCATTTACAATTTCTTCCACCGGTGTAAAGAGTTCATCGAATTTTGGATCATCCTTTTTTTGCTGGTATGATTTTACTTTACTGGTCATTCTGTCAACCATTTCAAGATGATTTTTTGCGCCGTCAACATTTCCAGCAGAGAACATATCCATTGCATTTTTTATTTCGGCTCTCCACATAAACATTACATCCGTCAAATCAGTCCGTCCGTTATTTCTGTGCATCTTCCCAAATGTCATACAATAAAAAGGACAGTATTTTTGTGCAAGACGGTATTCTTTCTTTTCAATTCTTTCACGGATTACATTCGTATTATCCATCAAATCTTCCAAATAAGTTTTCCACTGCGGATCATTTGCATATTCAGCCGGTGGATTGTCTGAATATTTTTCAGATAGAATTTTTAATTCCGCTTCGAGTTCATCAATGTTCTTAATGAATTTTTGCTGGTCGAATGAATCCATATTTCGCAGCATACCGCAAGTCATTACAGCTTTTTTATGCCACGGGGCAATTTCCTCATCAAATGATTTTGTTTGTGAATATAGAAAACTGCTTATTGTTAATACGAACAAAACGAAAAAGAACTTTTTGTTGAACATTTTATTTCTCCTTTTAATTTTTCAGTGAAACTCCGTGTTTTCTCAGTGGCTCTCTGTGTAACTTCTTTTTTATTACACGGAGAAACATAGAGTATTCACAGAGGGTGATCAATTTATTTTAACTTTTCTCTTTTCAAAAATGTAATACAGCGCTGGTAGAAAGAGGAATACCAGCAGCAAACCAAATACTAATCCTCCGATTACAGCAATAGCCATTGGCTTTAACAATTCTGTTCCTTCGCCAATGCTTAACGCAAGTGGAAGTAAACCGATTATTCCAACAATGTCCGTCATCAAAATTGGTCGGAGACGAACAACTGCCGCTTTTTGAATTGCGTCTATCAAACTCATTCCTTGTTCACGAAGCTGGTCGATAAATGTTATCAGAATAACGCCTTGATTAATTTCTATTCCGGCAAGCATGATAAAACCAATCATCACCGTTACGCCAACTGGTTGATCGGTAAGATACAACGCATACGAAACACCGATCAGCGAAAGCGGAACACGTATAAGTATAATGAACGGCTTTAAAAATCTTCAAAGTTTATTACAAGAACCACGTAGGCAAAAAACATTGCTATCAAAAGAATGATAATCATCGTATTGAAATTTTCACTTAGCATCTGCGACTGTCCGCCGTAATTAATTTTATAACCAGCCGGAAGCGAAAATGTAGAAAGCATTTTCTCAACATCTGCAGTTGCTTCTCCGACAGTTTTACCGGAAACATTTGCCGTCGCTTTAATTACTCTGTTCTGATCTTTCCTATCTATTTCCAAAGGACCGGAACGTTGCTCAACTTTTGCAATTGTGTTTAATCGTATCTTACTTCCGTTGTTCGGATAGATTGAAAGATTCTCAACATTGCTAATACTTTTAATATCTGTCTCATCAACAACAATTCGTATCGGATAGTAATAACCTTTCTCTTTGAACTGAGTTGGAACATTCCCATCAATACTTGATTTAATTGTGGACGCAACTTGATTAACGCTTAATCCTTGATCAATCGCTTTTGTTCTATCAACAAAAATCTGATACTCCGGTTTTGTAATATCGATTGAAACATCAATACCGGTAAGCCCATCAACTTGTTTTAGCAAACCGGAAACACGAGTTGCGTTATCATAAATATTTTCAATAGGTTCGCTTCGTGGAGCGATAACTTCAATTTCAATATCAAAATCGCCGGTTTGCTTAATTCCTTTCAGCTTTGTGTGAAATGTTTTCATCTTTAAGCCGGGAAACTTTACATTCTGTTGAACAAGCGGAGTTAGGTTTTCAACATATTCATCTGTCGTCATTGTTCGCTTTGAAGGATTAACAAGTTGAATATTTACTTCGCCTTCATTCGCAATTTCATAAGTTACAAGTCCCCAGATCTTACCGCCGGAAAGAGAGGAATATTT belongs to Ignavibacteriales bacterium and includes:
- a CDS encoding thioredoxin family protein gives rise to the protein MISVKVLGTGCKKCQTLEAKVRDLVAANQIDATVEKVTDIQEMVNYGIMMTPGLIINEKVKSFGIIPKDDQLISWLKEA
- a CDS encoding carboxymuconolactone decarboxylase family protein, coding for MNNKTPMELLKHFAPEFAENQMQEKALIFENEKYQKVPNKYKMLVGIGVASALGSDTCTQMWSKMAKQNGISNEEIVEAMQVARYMKQATVNDTIANSLKILDGE
- a CDS encoding winged helix-turn-helix transcriptional regulator, whose translation is MEESSNIFKVLSDKNRLRIIKMLQSRPLCGCEIMSILNLAASTVSQHLNLLKKAGFIVEKKEGRWTNYYINRSANDARVIAILTSLDFWIGDLDKIDEDRINLKSVNRHLIKCKK
- a CDS encoding cation transporter; the protein is MSHNHSHNSGHETSEKNLFITMALNFFITIAEVIGGFISGSLSLISDALHNFSDGIAIIITYIAMRLSKKPKTFKYTFGLKRAEIIAAIINASTLIIISFFLIKEAIERFYNPSPITGSLMLIVAALGLIANVAGTLLLKKGSEGNLNIRAAYFHLLSDAVSSLAVIIGAVFIIFYKIYWIDPLLTILISLYILKETYEIVKESLEIVMMSAPEGIELNELKLLVESIKGVKNIHHIHLWKLNDNDTHFEAHIEVEDMIVSRTTEIQKQIEKNLHDKYEINHTTLQFECDKCEVKNIV
- a CDS encoding TraR/DksA C4-type zinc finger protein codes for the protein MTNPQEWLEFGQKFHGHKCPAMPMGLRVGAAAMNKLGVDRAQDGQIIAFVDLGEDHCATCYADGLQVIMGTTFGKGNIKKTHKGKWAVTVVNKATGKAVRVTPTAEAMLANKQTDFFKEYREKGIPASKVPAEVVDPLINKVMNAPAEMLVKISDVFDYKLEPHKDSFNGFVCEECGEMTVEGYGRIKDGKHVCIDCAAK
- a CDS encoding sulfite exporter TauE/SafE family protein, whose product is MLYLIVSIIIFIVSFVFAMLGLGGGMVYVPVLKWAGFPMKEVAIPLGLLLNGLNTLLALIPFSRKKLVDWKGGAAMAIAALIFSPIGAYTSKFVPEKPLMILFAIAVVVAAVRTLWASNQKEPEEVMPLKKRSLIGSGVGAFAGFAGGLLGIGGGFIIAPILMWMGYKTKAAAATTAFVVTFSSFSGYLGHAAEGEMNWTLTILVVVAVIIASQLGAMFMSGKAKPKMVKQVYAVVLLGIAVKMIWGVL
- a CDS encoding TraR/DksA C4-type zinc finger protein gives rise to the protein MFQLPDWTFEFHGHRCPFMPIGYRMGTLAMEKLGVKKSLDHQMHVFSEMGVGHPQGCMQDGIMSSTGATFGKGMIERLNYGKVAAIFWYPGKKDAVRIFLKNEFQDKLAPHEFFKYRKQGIEPSEIPEEVRKDIIDIVLNASNEELFNVTILEDFKYTPVKGSFNKAKCEVCGEYVFERYLRVKDGKKVCISCSERTKEEVIIHLPNIG
- a CDS encoding NifB/NifX family molybdenum-iron cluster-binding protein, yielding MENKNINIALVTDDGVTISQHFGRAKYYEVLFVENGNVVKRERREKLGHNNFVQEEHHHSDGQHGFDEHSHSKHISMAEAIKDCQILLARGMGNGAYQSMLQLKIKPVVTDIKNIDEAVQAVINNSIIDHTEKLH
- a CDS encoding TetR/AcrR family transcriptional regulator yields the protein MAAERLDTETRQGQIKKAVLGIISSEGIGKLSTRNLASKIGVTEGALFRHFSSKKEIMLSILADVKNELIKDQEEITYSSTLSAEQKLFKFLCTHIKYLIENKGVTILLFSEAAHMNDSQLKKGLREILLTQKEYISRIIKQGMNEGVWDKSLNVENVATLYMGIPISLNIEMILEPGVTKQEKFCERMIGLIKRALEKK
- a CDS encoding thioredoxin family protein; amino-acid sequence: MNWLNNLEQAKEESLKSHKPILLQCEMDNCGGCKKMNATTYKDQNVIDEMNEWFVLLKLDLIKEREARKTLGAYWTPSFYFLDQNGNSYYHFNGYLPTDEFRAMLRLGIAETIMPRGKYDDIINIVAKDIHELNKTSFYPKLLVARETARYIKIKDNSQLRKTLREIQSTHSQSTEAKMYFWDE
- a CDS encoding OsmC family protein, which encodes MSTQKREMKVLITGESENPTKMNIQAGKFKLIIDEPKGMGGTDEGPSPIQVLLMSLAGCLNVTGHEIARQKGLKLNSIKVKIEGVINPCTFLGCSFEERAGFQNIVVTVNADMPGATEEEKESWLKETESRCPVTDNIKADTAITVVSE
- a CDS encoding putative zinc-binding protein, with amino-acid sequence MTEGQIGIVACSGASNTGSYSDLVARKLMQSGKAKMLCLARFSVDEKFAEKSKGEYSNIVVLDGCPINCAEETLKLRGSTNYKHINTTDFEIVKGKTPVTEEKVNEIVNYILDYITKG
- a CDS encoding efflux RND transporter permease subunit; translation: MILIRVPLSLIGVSYALYLTDQPVGVTVMIGFIMLAGIEINQGVILITFIDQLREQGMSLIDAIQKAAVVRLRPILMTDIVGIIGLLPLALSIGEGTELLKPMAIAVIGGLVFGLLLVFLFLPALYYIFEKRKVKIN
- a CDS encoding efflux RND transporter permease subunit encodes the protein MPILTVAITIVLSLIVALTLTPTLTSLLFKEGKPVQIKKGIISKLADGFIQLIIKPYKPLLKLSLKFRWIVVLVTLGLFYVGIIFLGKIGSEFLPKADDGLITIKIKMPTGSSMEETHKVILQLEKFVKDQPYIEKYSSLSGGKIWGLVTYEIANEGEVNIQLVNPSKRTMTTDEYVENLTPLVQQNVKFPGLKMKTFHTKLKGIKQTGDFDIEIEVIAPRSEPIENIYDNATRVSGLLKQVDGLTGIDVSIDITKPEYQIFVDRTKAIDQGLSVNQVASTIKSSIDGNVPTQFKEKGYYYPIRIVVDETDIKSISNVENLSIYPNNGSKIRLNTIAKVEQRSGPLEIDRKDQNRVIKATANVSGKTVGEATADVEKMLSTFSLPAGYKINYGGQSQMLSENFNTMIIILLIAMFFAYVVLVINFEDF